The following is a genomic window from bacterium.
TCAGGAAACTGGAAATCGTCCAGAGCTATCTTCGCGCCTGCACGCAGGTGATGAAGAACCAGCCGTTCCGCACGGCCTACATCGACGCCTTCGCCGGGACGGGCCGACGGAGGCCGAGCGACGAGGCGGACGACGCCGCGCCGCTCTTCGACTTCTCCGACTTCCACCGCGACGCCAGACCGATTCTGGACGGCTCGGCCCGCATGGCGTTGGGCGTCGAGCCGCCGTTTGACAGGTACATCTTCATGGAAGCCGATCCCGTCAAGTGCGAGGCTCTGCGGGCGCAGGCCGACGACTTTCCGCAGCGGTCGCTCGACGTTCAGTGCGGCGACGCGAACGATCTCCTCCAAGCCCTCGCCGCCAAGGACTGGCGCAAGCACCGCGCCGTGTTGTTCCTCGATCCCTACGGCATGCAGGTGGCGTGGAGCACGATGAAGGCCGTCGCCGACACCCGCGCGATCGACGTCTGGGTTCTCTTTCCGCTCGGCGTCGCGACGCAGCGACTTCTCCAACGCGACGGGAACGTTCCCCCGGGATGGGCGTCCGCCTTGACGCGCATCTTCGGCACGGAGGCGTGGCGCGACGAGTTCTATCGGGCCGTCCAGGAGCCGGCGCTGTTCGACAT
Proteins encoded in this region:
- a CDS encoding three-Cys-motif partner protein TcmP, whose protein sequence is MSGSAHNGGVHTFGGDWTIRKLEIVQSYLRACTQVMKNQPFRTAYIDAFAGTGRRRPSDEADDAAPLFDFSDFHRDARPILDGSARMALGVEPPFDRYIFMEADPVKCEALRAQADDFPQRSLDVQCGDANDLLQALAAKDWRKHRAVLFLDPYGMQVAWSTMKAVADTRAIDVWVLFPLGVATQRLLQRDGNVPPGWASALTRIFGTEAWRDEFYRAVQEPALFDIPERLEKTATTQSIASFYKRRLTEVFSVVAPNHVFLRNSTGCPLYMLCFAAGSPGKGGDVALRIADHILKKDL